AGTCAGTGTATTGCGTGGCCCCGAACTCCAGCAGTCGCGGCTGGGACCACGTTCTCGCGTCGGGGCTCTCGGACAGCCAGCACTCGAAGCGGTCGCACTGCCAGCGCTCCTTGCCCCACATCACGCCATCCTGCCAGACCAGGACCCACCGGCCTGCAAACCAAGCCAGCGAAGCGCCGTTGCTGAGGAGACGGCTGGGCTTGTCGATCACCACTCGAAAGTCCTCCGGCAGGGCATAGTCCGCCAGATGCTGTGTAACCATGTCCGTCATCTCCTTCTTGAGTCGCCGTCGCGCGTCGTGGAGCCGGCGTTTCACGGTTCCCGTTGGCACTCCCAGCAGGGTCGCGCACTCGGCAATCGAGTAGCCCTCCATGTAGAAGAGCGTTACGGTGTCCGCCTGGACTTCGGTGAGCACCGACAACGCTTCCCGGATGCGCTCGATGCCGTGGGCGGGCTGCGCTACGTCGGCGGCGAGGCCGGTCTCCGGCAGCGGAAGCTCGCGCGACTGAAGCCGCCCACGGTCGCGGCGGAACTGCTTCGCCTGGTTGCGCGCGATGCCACAGACCCAGGGGCCGAACTTGCTCGGATTCACCAGCGCATGCAACTGACGATAGGCCGCGATGAAGCTTTCTTGGAGGACGTCCAGCACCGCTTCTTGATCGGAAAGCACCGCGAATGCCGCGGCGTGAACGGCTCGCTGAAAGCGCCTCACCAGCACATCGAACGCGGCTGGCTCGCCCGCCCTGGCCATCTCGACCAACCGGGCATCGCTCATCTCTGGCCTATGGTTCGTCATCGGACGCATACTCTATCGACTGACCGCCGCGCGACAGCGCTCGGCATCTGTGAATATGTTGCCCGCGCAGCCGAGAAGGTTCGGGGGCGGGGGGAAGCAAGCCCCGCGTACCTTCAGGCGATCTCATGACACAGGAGCTGGCGGCAGAGTCCTCATGGCCGACGTCGGAGGTGGCTGCGGCGGCGTTCGTGGAGGTAATGGGCACGTTGGCGTGTGCAGAAACGACCGCCGGTGCGGCCCTTTATCGCACTTCCTTAATTCGCCGCAGGCCCTGGCGGAGGTCCTCCAGCGCCTGGCGTGTCCGCGCCGCGTGTTCGCCGGCGATGGGGCGATCGCTGTAGCGCGCCAGCACGTAATCGCCGGTGATCGCCCTCACCGCCGGCATGACCGATACCAGGTAGGCGCTGCGTCCCAGTCGGCGGGCGTATTCGTTGGGCGTCTCCGCCCCGCTGCGCCCGATGCCCCGTCTGGCGCAAACCCGCACCAGCTTCTCGTAGCTCAGGACCACCCGGGCCCGGTAATCATCAGGGCGCAGGCCGCGCTCGCGGCGCCGCAGCGCCAGGTAATCGTCGAGCCACCGCGCCTTCGCCGCCATTGCCGCCCACGCCAGCACCGCCAGCGCCGCCGCGGTCGCCAGCGGGTGACCGCGCATGAGCAGCGTCAGGCGCCCAAACCACGCACGCCGGCGCGCCGGGGCTGCGCCCTCGGTGTCATCCCCAGCGGGCGCCGCGTCCACGGCGATCCACCCCCGCTCCGGCAGGTAAGCCTCCACCCATGCGTGGGCATCGCTCCCGCGCACGACATAGACGCCCGCAGCGGAGTCGTAGGTGCCCGGCGCGTAGCCGGTAGCGACGCGCGCCGGAATCCCCACCGCTCGACACATCAGGGCCGCGGCGCTGGCGAACAGGTCGCAGTAGCCGACGTGGCTGCGGGTCAGGAAATAGATCACCGCGTCTTCGCGCGGCGGGGTTGCCGGAGCGTCCAGGCTGTAGGCGGCGTGCGCGTGCAGATAGGAGATGATGGCCTCCACCTGGGCCTGCGGCGCGCGGATGTCGCCCACTGCCTGCCGGGCGAACTCGTGCACTCGATCACGCACCAGGGGTAGTATATGCAGCAGCTCCGGGGCGCTGGCATCGAGCACGCTCCACTTGCCGGGCGACACCAGGTGGTCCACCTGGGATTGCACCTCGTAGGAAGCGTTGGGGCGCAGGCTGCCTCCGGAGATGAACAGCGATCCCGCCCGGTCGGTGGTCGGCACCCCCCAGCGCACGTCGTCCGCGATGCGCCCCATCTGCAGCGGCTGCATGGCCGCGAATGCGAAGGTGGTGGGCAGGTTGACGAGCTCGAATTCCTGCTTCACTACGCGCCCCGGCGGCGCGCCGATCAGCGGGCGCAGGTCGAGGCCCCCGCCCGCCGCGGGGGGGACCGTGGAGATGCCGCCCCGCGGCGCATCCCAACTGCTGCCGGTGTAGTGGTACAAGGATTCCCCCCGCCACAACAAAGGTTGTTCGCTCTTCACGCGCATGAC
The genomic region above belongs to Armatimonadota bacterium and contains:
- a CDS encoding sigma-70 family RNA polymerase sigma factor codes for the protein MTNHRPEMSDARLVEMARAGEPAAFDVLVRRFQRAVHAAAFAVLSDQEAVLDVLQESFIAAYRQLHALVNPSKFGPWVCGIARNQAKQFRRDRGRLQSRELPLPETGLAADVAQPAHGIERIREALSVLTEVQADTVTLFYMEGYSIAECATLLGVPTGTVKRRLHDARRRLKKEMTDMVTQHLADYALPEDFRVVIDKPSRLLSNGASLAWFAGRWVLVWQDGVMWGKERWQCDRFECWLSESPDARTWSQPRLLEFGATQYTDSANLHLHQICVHRDRLYVHTYMHHNGIDLYSSEDLMTWTAHPRVRLGNAGRAGIFSRNGDLLIASPSWVSVEDFHGDRVDVLQSSDGGNAWGWLKSPSWPKAGITDAAGMAARDRIYVAWREFEGPQGARIGRLCLSSSHDGGKSWSDPKTVQPLTSGKRASFSLELTSTGDTLVIVQEVCDVGDNAGEVWLAFSQDGGETWPGKAVYAAGSLLDPAIAFGPDGSLVMAGSSRTGDESRPWVVHSRINRR
- a CDS encoding transglutaminase domain-containing protein — encoded protein: MQHNRDQTTDQPFDQAVLYLCAFAVSASGLWAVAMTVQDAPMTRAFGLALVAGFAVSWLVRPYPRVRPYALLWSAALAIAGLWWYFTTGEFMGQPVAEVAGPGGQVGVGLLLAGLVIARSFGLVSADGLLFCTVPSLAIFGVIGSYTFDPQFTLAFLVFVLAAAYLAGQAHLMAERERRPVAPGQDAWRVARERLVVLAVLVAACAGVALPVARAAAALLPQYRLPLVLPARAGGIGAASADASRGRGATGSSSWISPGQLTVGAGPLRLSQQVVMRVKSEQPLLWRGESLYHYTGSSWDAPRGGISTVPPAAGGGLDLRPLIGAPPGRVVKQEFELVNLPTTFAFAAMQPLQMGRIADDVRWGVPTTDRAGSLFISGGSLRPNASYEVQSQVDHLVSPGKWSVLDASAPELLHILPLVRDRVHEFARQAVGDIRAPQAQVEAIISYLHAHAAYSLDAPATPPREDAVIYFLTRSHVGYCDLFASAAALMCRAVGIPARVATGYAPGTYDSAAGVYVVRGSDAHAWVEAYLPERGWIAVDAAPAGDDTEGAAPARRRAWFGRLTLLMRGHPLATAAALAVLAWAAMAAKARWLDDYLALRRRERGLRPDDYRARVVLSYEKLVRVCARRGIGRSGAETPNEYARRLGRSAYLVSVMPAVRAITGDYVLARYSDRPIAGEHAARTRQALEDLRQGLRRIKEVR